In a genomic window of Siphonobacter curvatus:
- a CDS encoding helix-turn-helix transcriptional regulator, whose protein sequence is MNALPTGQFYGQTNQKLQVGHLTLTDTEYTHPWVDWHYHENAYFTFILQGKVLEGNRKERYTCTAGSLLFHHWQEAHYNQKPEGYTRGFHVELNADWFQSYEIKPLQGSIDIQHPQAKRLMYNLVKEAKRHASYTPLAMEALLIELFGELTQTSNRLYIREPVWVKQLRELLHDAPEEPWTLNQLAEHLALHPVYLCREMPRYFNCRFGEYLRMIRLQKALPLLLKQGLSLTHIALDCGFADQSHFIRSFRNQYELTPFAYRKLFVG, encoded by the coding sequence ATGAACGCTCTACCCACGGGTCAATTTTACGGACAGACCAATCAAAAACTTCAAGTGGGCCATCTAACGCTCACGGATACCGAATACACGCATCCCTGGGTGGATTGGCATTACCACGAAAACGCTTACTTTACGTTCATTTTACAGGGTAAGGTTTTAGAAGGGAACCGGAAAGAAAGGTACACCTGTACCGCCGGTAGCCTGCTGTTTCACCACTGGCAGGAGGCTCATTACAATCAAAAACCCGAAGGCTACACGCGGGGCTTTCACGTCGAGCTAAACGCCGATTGGTTTCAATCGTACGAGATAAAGCCTTTGCAGGGCAGTATCGACATTCAACATCCGCAGGCAAAACGACTCATGTACAACCTCGTCAAAGAAGCCAAACGCCACGCTTCCTACACGCCCCTGGCCATGGAGGCTTTACTGATTGAGCTGTTTGGTGAGCTTACACAGACCTCTAATCGCTTGTACATTCGGGAGCCTGTCTGGGTTAAGCAGCTACGGGAACTCTTACACGATGCTCCGGAAGAACCCTGGACGCTCAATCAACTAGCCGAGCACCTCGCCCTCCATCCCGTTTATCTCTGCCGGGAAATGCCTCGCTATTTCAACTGTCGTTTTGGGGAGTACCTCCGGATGATCCGACTTCAAAAAGCCTTACCCTTGCTCCTTAAGCAAGGCTTATCGCTGACGCACATTGCATTGGATTGCGGTTTTGCCGATCAGAGTCACTTCATTCGCTCTTTTCGGAACCAGTATGAGCTTACGCCCTTTGCGTACCGAAAACTTTTTGTCGGGTAA
- a CDS encoding serine hydrolase domain-containing protein, with product MRFYVRLALFWLYCLPLQAQLVQNQGITSSLHRANQGKILFTSREISPAEVQTRDFLTRYQLTNRSNLFMTVFLANSLTNYLHALAPTLSADSLTKVGNYQFSFFVDHQLIYQTNLHPGAPYARIKNEETVISKPLIDNQHEGRWWSQSAWNRFMNQGGDQALTEGEHLFTLEIRPYLTLSQVLVGPILAQGEVQLEVKRKPSFNLDTVRLTTPQPYPGLHVSTDSFDTRRIKELRGTIEAGVFKHITSIVVLKQGRILLEEYFNGTNRSTLHDVRSVGKSFASTLTGIAQAEGYVHEKQTLREFYDLKSFSHYSAAKASTTLYELLTMSSAFDGDDDNMDSPGNEEYMYPEPNWITFTLNLPVLPAKYQGKWHYFTAGVVLLGDILNKQVPQNLETYAQNKLFNPLEIRQYRWPYTPQKVVSTAGGIQLNALDLAKYGQLYKNKGKWQGRQLVPEAWVTKTFTKHQAIPGRSQEYYGYLFWNKTYTVQGKRLETYYCTGNGGNKIFVFTDRPLVVVVTATAYNTSYAHAQVDRLMQDYLLPAVLK from the coding sequence ATGCGTTTCTACGTACGGTTAGCACTCTTTTGGTTGTATTGCTTACCCCTCCAGGCTCAGCTTGTTCAAAATCAAGGGATTACTTCTTCCCTGCACCGGGCCAATCAGGGGAAAATTCTTTTTACTTCCCGGGAAATTTCTCCGGCCGAGGTACAGACCCGTGACTTTTTGACCCGCTACCAGCTGACCAATCGTAGTAATCTGTTCATGACGGTATTCCTGGCCAATTCGCTAACCAACTATCTGCATGCCCTGGCTCCTACCCTATCTGCCGACAGTCTGACGAAGGTGGGTAATTACCAGTTTTCTTTTTTTGTCGATCATCAACTCATTTACCAAACCAACCTTCACCCCGGAGCTCCCTACGCCCGGATTAAAAACGAAGAAACAGTAATCAGTAAACCGCTGATTGATAACCAGCACGAGGGACGTTGGTGGAGCCAATCGGCCTGGAATCGCTTTATGAACCAGGGCGGAGATCAGGCTTTAACCGAGGGAGAACACTTGTTTACACTGGAAATTAGGCCCTACCTAACGTTATCTCAGGTGCTCGTCGGTCCCATTCTAGCCCAGGGTGAAGTACAGCTGGAGGTGAAACGAAAGCCAAGCTTTAATCTGGATACGGTACGGCTGACGACTCCTCAGCCCTATCCGGGTCTCCATGTTTCAACCGATTCCTTCGACACGCGTAGAATCAAAGAACTTAGGGGTACTATTGAGGCGGGGGTATTCAAGCACATTACTAGTATCGTAGTCCTTAAACAGGGCCGTATCCTCCTGGAAGAATACTTTAATGGAACAAATCGGAGCACCTTACACGATGTTCGTTCGGTAGGTAAGTCCTTCGCTTCTACCTTAACCGGCATTGCCCAAGCCGAGGGGTATGTGCACGAAAAGCAAACATTACGGGAATTTTATGACCTGAAATCCTTTTCACATTACTCAGCCGCGAAAGCCTCAACTACTTTGTATGAATTACTCACGATGAGTTCTGCTTTCGACGGGGATGATGACAATATGGATTCCCCCGGCAATGAAGAGTACATGTACCCCGAGCCGAATTGGATCACTTTTACGTTAAATCTTCCCGTTTTACCAGCCAAGTACCAGGGAAAATGGCATTATTTTACCGCGGGCGTAGTTTTGCTAGGTGACATTCTCAACAAACAAGTACCGCAAAATCTAGAGACCTACGCCCAAAATAAGCTCTTTAACCCGCTCGAAATCCGTCAGTACCGCTGGCCGTACACGCCCCAAAAAGTGGTTAGTACAGCCGGAGGTATTCAACTCAATGCCCTCGATTTGGCGAAATACGGGCAACTGTATAAAAACAAAGGAAAGTGGCAGGGACGGCAACTGGTCCCAGAAGCTTGGGTGACGAAAACCTTTACTAAACACCAAGCCATTCCCGGCCGTTCGCAGGAATATTACGGCTATTTATTCTGGAATAAGACGTATACAGTACAGGGAAAACGGCTTGAAACGTACTACTGCACGGGCAATGGAGGCAACAAAATCTTCGTCTTTACGGATCGACCGCTGGTAGTGGTCGTTACGGCTACAGCATACAATACGTCTTACGCTCACGCTCAGGTTGATCGTCTTATGCAGGACTATCTACTACCCGCCGTACTTAAGTAA
- a CDS encoding response regulator — MAHSRIVYLVDDNADYRFLVQQVFTLFLPEHQVHFFADGSQLVERMDALPKVSRPDLIVLDMDMPQLNGLQTLFLLKQNPDWKAIPVVMMTNRDQMEIRRKSHQLGANAFLLKPLNLLEMRNVMTQLCAY, encoded by the coding sequence ATGGCTCATTCCCGCATAGTTTATCTGGTTGACGATAATGCGGACTATCGCTTTCTGGTCCAGCAGGTCTTTACTCTATTTTTACCAGAGCATCAGGTCCATTTCTTTGCCGATGGTTCCCAATTGGTGGAGAGGATGGACGCTCTACCGAAAGTATCCAGGCCTGATCTGATCGTACTGGATATGGACATGCCTCAGCTGAATGGCTTACAAACGCTGTTTTTGTTGAAACAGAACCCGGATTGGAAAGCAATACCAGTAGTCATGATGACTAACCGGGATCAAATGGAAATTCGCCGGAAAAGTCACCAACTCGGTGCAAATGCCTTTCTATTGAAACCCCTGAATTTGCTCGAAATGAGGAATGTCATGACCCAGCTTTGTGCGTACTAG
- a CDS encoding acyl-CoA desaturase, which translates to MVAILIFFAVHWYGALFFQTVFLHRYAAHQAFTMSKTWERMFFIGTFIFQGSNYLSAYAYGVMHRMHHAYADTEKDPHSPSFSTGIFDMMWKTYRVYSAIRTRSMDVDPKFTAGVPDWRAFDDFASHRYTRLVWGTLYTLFYIYFAPSWGWFLLLPVHFLMSPIHGAIINWFAHKIGYTTFKVNDTSRNLMPVDFLMMGEGFHNNHHTYGNRANFAYKWFEIDPSYQIMKLLNVVGIIQLPQEKGRTQKFMKKKQLAKAS; encoded by the coding sequence ATGGTTGCTATATTGATTTTCTTTGCCGTGCACTGGTACGGAGCCTTGTTTTTCCAAACCGTTTTTCTGCACCGATACGCCGCTCACCAGGCCTTTACCATGTCAAAAACCTGGGAACGTATGTTCTTCATCGGAACATTCATTTTTCAGGGGTCGAATTATTTGAGTGCCTATGCTTACGGCGTTATGCACCGCATGCACCACGCCTATGCCGATACGGAAAAAGATCCGCATTCGCCGAGCTTCAGTACGGGAATTTTTGATATGATGTGGAAAACGTATCGAGTGTACTCCGCCATCCGCACGCGTAGCATGGACGTAGATCCTAAATTCACGGCGGGTGTACCCGACTGGCGAGCCTTTGATGACTTTGCTTCCCATCGCTACACTCGTCTGGTCTGGGGAACGCTGTATACACTTTTTTACATCTATTTTGCTCCAAGCTGGGGCTGGTTTTTGCTCTTACCAGTGCACTTCCTCATGTCGCCCATTCATGGAGCGATCATCAACTGGTTTGCCCATAAAATCGGGTATACTACTTTCAAGGTCAATGACACGTCCCGTAACCTCATGCCCGTTGATTTCCTAATGATGGGTGAAGGATTCCATAACAATCACCACACGTATGGCAATCGTGCTAATTTTGCCTACAAGTGGTTTGAGATCGATCCTTCATATCAGATCATGAAATTGCTCAACGTCGTGGGTATCATTCAGCTGCCTCAGGAAAAAGGACGCACGCAGAAGTTTATGAAAAAGAAACAGCTGGCTAAGGCTTCGTAA
- a CDS encoding DUF808 domain-containing protein — protein MATGLLALLDDVAALVKASAASLDDVPTQVAKSTGKVSGVVIDDTAVTPKYVVGLDPSREVSIIYQIAKKSLINKVLILTPVALLLGFFAPWIITPILMLGGAYLCFEGYEKVHSMFSSHGDAHGDSEDELKVITPEELEKTRIKGAVQTDFILSSEIVAITYGTVSDQPLLTQIAVMFFVAIFITVAVYGFVALLVKADDLGVYLARENRPSAIRKIGFGLIRFMPRFLTILGYVGTAAMLWVGAEIISHGIPVLHHGLEAIEHALADVPALAWAAKVVASALGGLVIGAIIEKIVTLVRKMRK, from the coding sequence ATGGCAACTGGATTGCTAGCCCTTTTAGATGACGTTGCAGCCCTGGTAAAAGCCAGTGCTGCCAGCCTGGACGACGTTCCTACTCAAGTCGCTAAAAGTACGGGGAAAGTTTCGGGCGTCGTCATTGACGATACCGCCGTAACCCCCAAATACGTGGTAGGATTAGACCCCTCCCGTGAAGTGTCGATCATTTATCAGATCGCCAAAAAATCATTAATTAATAAGGTACTCATCCTTACGCCAGTAGCCCTGCTACTGGGTTTTTTCGCTCCCTGGATTATCACGCCCATTTTGATGTTGGGGGGAGCGTATCTGTGTTTCGAAGGCTACGAGAAGGTACATAGTATGTTTAGCTCACACGGAGATGCCCACGGTGATTCCGAGGATGAACTTAAGGTCATTACGCCCGAAGAGCTGGAGAAAACCCGTATCAAAGGAGCCGTACAAACCGACTTTATTCTTTCCTCAGAAATCGTTGCCATTACGTACGGTACGGTATCGGATCAGCCCCTGCTGACGCAGATTGCGGTTATGTTTTTCGTAGCGATTTTCATTACCGTAGCCGTGTATGGATTCGTAGCCTTACTGGTGAAAGCGGATGATCTGGGCGTGTACCTGGCTCGGGAAAACCGACCTTCTGCGATTCGTAAAATAGGATTTGGGCTGATTCGCTTTATGCCCCGTTTCTTAACCATTCTGGGATACGTTGGTACCGCGGCCATGTTGTGGGTAGGGGCGGAGATCATTTCGCATGGTATTCCCGTATTGCATCACGGCCTAGAAGCCATTGAGCACGCCCTAGCGGACGTACCCGCATTAGCGTGGGCGGCGAAAGTGGTGGCTAGTGCCCTGGGTGGCTTAGTCATCGGAGCGATTATTGAAAAAATCGTAACGCTGGTTCGGAAGATGCGTAAATAA
- a CDS encoding DUF92 domain-containing protein has protein sequence MSIQAWAVAGFLVVGMWLSVKAGKLTILGALTGGLLGWAIYSGAGLMGLSMLGAFFVLGSLVSSFRFRDKAALGLAEANKGRRKASQALANGGVAGLMGLFSWAYPAQTELFQLMLAASFASATADTFASELGNIYGRNYYNILTLRPDTRGLDGVISLEGTLAGVGGSTIITALYILGQGWGLLVGVVWIAGILGNLADSVLGATWERKAYLSNDAVNFLNTLIAALIAGALYLLLV, from the coding sequence GTGAGTATACAAGCCTGGGCCGTAGCTGGCTTTTTAGTAGTAGGTATGTGGCTGAGCGTTAAAGCCGGCAAGTTAACGATTCTGGGGGCTTTGACCGGAGGCCTATTGGGCTGGGCTATTTATTCAGGAGCCGGTTTGATGGGGCTAAGTATGCTGGGAGCTTTTTTCGTACTGGGATCACTAGTAAGCTCATTCCGGTTTCGTGATAAAGCAGCTTTGGGATTGGCTGAAGCGAATAAGGGGCGACGGAAAGCCAGTCAGGCCTTGGCCAACGGTGGGGTAGCTGGACTAATGGGTTTGTTTAGTTGGGCTTATCCTGCCCAGACGGAACTCTTTCAACTCATGTTGGCTGCCAGTTTTGCCTCGGCTACAGCGGATACGTTCGCTTCCGAACTAGGCAATATATACGGCCGAAACTATTACAACATCCTCACGCTAAGACCCGATACCCGGGGGCTGGATGGCGTCATAAGCCTGGAAGGAACCCTGGCCGGTGTAGGGGGTAGTACGATCATAACGGCTCTGTACATCCTGGGGCAGGGCTGGGGGCTTCTGGTGGGAGTAGTCTGGATAGCCGGAATACTAGGTAATCTGGCGGATTCGGTGCTGGGAGCTACCTGGGAGAGAAAAGCCTACCTCTCCAATGATGCCGTAAATTTTTTAAATACGCTCATTGCCGCCTTGATTGCCGGAGCCCTGTATCTACTCCTAGTTTAA
- a CDS encoding TonB-dependent receptor domain-containing protein gives MKYVLTIATLALWLGQALSQSSHPGTLSGTLLDSTTRQAIPFANIALYEQSRLVSGTTTDGVGTFKITNVPLGTYTLTVTSVGYRKHSQSISLTAQQPHLIGASLNLIPENRTLSEVTVSAQKALIEDKGDRLVYNAEKDISNAGGSAADVLRKVPSLSVDLDGTVQMRGNSNIRVLINGKPSAMMARNLADALRQMPADNIRSVEVITSPGAKYDAEGAAGVINIITKKALQGFNGSVMASVGTLNRSVNGKLSLKTPKIGFSLSANGYQFRNIREAELVRTTLADGNPLNILRQSSRADNTGTGGNGELSLDYDPDSTQHINFSANGWGGYYPNNSQVINQLSDGAGQPLQAFRNDIRLRNPYGNSQFDLGYTKTFRKPNQEFSLLTQFSRMPDNYFYDTDRYSLEEQLLLRERSTNYSRNKEYTLQADYTQPFQVRTRRDTFNLKLEVGLKAIQRNIGSEFRVEQSANEQSPWEVDLGQSNDFTYLQRVYAGYLALRAETKSKLSFNLGTRLEHTAISGDFLSTKTSLANAYTNLIPSLTVSKTFRKHTFKASYTQRIQRPQLWNLNPWINSSDPRNLQTGNPYLQPELNHGVELGHSKTTSSGLSINSALYGRLTNNAIEYIRRVDNAGISVSKPENIAQRKSLGLNVNLSGQVNKSWTLNGGVDLRYVDLYSPSLQQGNSGTVGNINVNSTYKLPKNYTFQANGNFNSGWINIQGTGSSFYWYGFALKREFWEKKASLTLGVNNPFNQGMRQTYRQVSPTFVSTSQSFFVNRSARLAFEWRFGQMTAVGKQGRKIRNDDAGGR, from the coding sequence ATGAAATACGTTTTAACCATAGCCACACTGGCTCTATGGTTGGGGCAAGCTTTGTCCCAATCCAGCCACCCCGGTACGCTGAGTGGTACGCTCCTGGATTCCACGACGCGGCAAGCCATTCCCTTTGCGAACATCGCTCTGTATGAGCAATCCCGCTTAGTGAGCGGTACCACTACGGATGGAGTAGGGACTTTTAAGATTACTAATGTACCTTTAGGTACGTATACGCTCACAGTGACATCCGTCGGCTATCGTAAACACAGTCAGTCGATTAGCCTAACCGCCCAGCAGCCTCATTTAATAGGTGCTAGTCTGAACTTAATCCCGGAAAATCGAACGCTCAGTGAGGTAACCGTATCCGCTCAGAAAGCCTTGATTGAGGATAAAGGAGATCGATTGGTCTATAATGCCGAAAAAGACATTTCCAACGCTGGCGGCTCCGCTGCTGACGTACTGCGTAAAGTGCCTTCACTCAGTGTGGATCTGGACGGTACCGTGCAAATGCGGGGTAACAGCAACATTCGCGTACTAATCAACGGCAAACCTTCGGCTATGATGGCCCGTAACCTGGCCGATGCCCTCCGCCAGATGCCCGCTGATAACATTCGTTCCGTAGAGGTGATTACCAGTCCCGGTGCCAAATACGACGCAGAAGGAGCGGCCGGAGTAATCAACATCATTACCAAAAAAGCTCTGCAGGGATTCAATGGTTCGGTCATGGCTTCCGTGGGAACCCTGAATCGCAGTGTTAATGGGAAATTGTCCCTTAAGACGCCCAAAATCGGCTTTTCGTTATCGGCCAATGGATACCAGTTCCGCAATATCCGGGAAGCCGAGCTGGTACGTACTACCTTAGCCGATGGAAATCCGTTAAATATCCTTCGACAAAGTAGCCGAGCCGACAATACGGGTACGGGAGGGAACGGCGAATTAAGTCTGGATTATGATCCGGATTCGACTCAGCATATCAATTTTTCGGCCAATGGCTGGGGTGGTTATTATCCCAATAATAGTCAAGTCATTAATCAGCTTAGCGACGGAGCCGGCCAACCCTTGCAAGCCTTTCGCAATGACATTCGGTTGCGAAATCCGTACGGGAACAGTCAATTCGATTTGGGCTATACCAAAACCTTTCGCAAGCCAAACCAGGAATTCTCCCTATTAACTCAATTTAGTCGCATGCCCGACAACTATTTTTACGATACGGATCGCTATTCCCTGGAAGAGCAGTTACTGTTGCGGGAACGGAGTACCAACTATAGCCGTAACAAAGAATACACGCTACAGGCCGATTATACGCAACCGTTTCAGGTACGTACCCGGCGGGATACGTTTAATTTGAAACTGGAAGTGGGTTTGAAAGCTATTCAACGAAATATTGGTAGTGAGTTTCGCGTCGAGCAATCGGCGAATGAACAGTCGCCCTGGGAGGTAGATTTAGGTCAATCTAATGATTTTACCTATCTGCAACGCGTCTACGCGGGTTATTTGGCACTGCGGGCAGAAACCAAGTCCAAGCTAAGTTTTAACCTGGGTACACGGCTAGAGCATACCGCCATCTCAGGTGATTTTTTAAGTACAAAGACGAGCTTAGCCAATGCGTATACGAATCTGATTCCAAGCCTCACCGTTTCAAAAACCTTCCGTAAGCATACGTTTAAAGCCAGTTATACCCAACGCATTCAACGTCCGCAGCTTTGGAATCTGAATCCCTGGATTAATTCCAGTGACCCGAGAAACCTGCAAACGGGTAATCCGTATTTGCAACCTGAACTCAACCACGGCGTCGAATTAGGTCACAGCAAAACAACCTCATCGGGTTTATCAATTAATTCAGCCCTGTACGGACGGCTGACGAACAATGCCATCGAGTATATACGAAGGGTTGATAATGCGGGCATTTCAGTGAGTAAACCCGAAAATATTGCCCAGCGAAAGTCCTTAGGATTAAACGTAAATCTGTCGGGCCAAGTCAATAAGAGTTGGACGTTGAATGGAGGAGTAGACCTCCGATACGTCGATCTGTATAGCCCCAGTCTTCAACAGGGTAATTCCGGTACGGTAGGGAATATCAATGTTAATAGTACGTATAAATTACCTAAGAACTATACCTTTCAGGCCAACGGTAATTTTAACTCGGGCTGGATCAATATTCAGGGAACCGGCTCAAGCTTTTATTGGTACGGCTTCGCTCTCAAACGGGAATTCTGGGAGAAAAAAGCCAGCTTAACGCTGGGAGTAAATAACCCTTTCAATCAGGGAATGCGGCAAACGTATCGGCAGGTTTCACCCACGTTTGTATCAACGTCACAATCCTTTTTTGTGAACCGTTCGGCCCGGCTAGCCTTTGAATGGCGGTTTGGTCAAATGACTGCCGTAGGCAAACAAGGTCGTAAAATTCGTAATGACGATGCCGGAGGACGCTAA
- a CDS encoding DNA alkylation repair protein, translating to MSLVKDIYSPDFFDHFTELLQEVLPDFAKETFLQRIFTPAFAAMAWKERMQHTSHVLHEFLPENFETAAPYLLNIVEKLLKQRTSGDSLVYIFLPEYIATYGLSDFSTSIALFERTTQLISAEFAVRPFLLTYPEAMIQQMFRWSHHPSPQVRRLASEGSRPRLPWGIGIPALKKDPSPTLPILENLKNDPSESVRRSVANHLNDIAKDHPEVVMQIARQWAGHSSQTDALIKHACRTLLKRGYPEALAYYGLESDDLTLTDVQLLTKEVRMGESLTFSFVLTNQKTRPHTVRLEYGIYFRKANGQLSRKVFKISERLYPANESTTVVRRHAFRPITTRVYYAGEHQLSIIVNGEEKCTLPFTLFL from the coding sequence ATGAGTTTAGTAAAAGATATTTACTCACCTGATTTTTTTGATCACTTTACGGAGCTTCTGCAAGAAGTGTTACCTGACTTTGCGAAAGAAACCTTCTTACAACGCATTTTCACTCCTGCGTTCGCCGCTATGGCCTGGAAAGAGCGGATGCAGCATACGAGCCACGTATTGCACGAATTTTTACCCGAAAACTTCGAAACAGCGGCTCCTTATCTATTAAACATCGTAGAAAAATTACTGAAGCAGCGGACTAGTGGGGATAGTCTGGTGTACATCTTTCTTCCCGAGTATATTGCTACTTACGGGCTTTCCGACTTTTCTACCTCTATAGCCTTATTTGAACGAACGACGCAGCTGATCAGTGCTGAATTCGCCGTGCGTCCTTTCCTTTTAACGTACCCAGAGGCCATGATTCAGCAAATGTTTCGCTGGTCGCATCATCCTTCGCCACAGGTTCGGCGACTGGCTAGCGAGGGCAGTCGTCCGCGTTTACCCTGGGGGATTGGTATTCCGGCCCTCAAAAAAGACCCCTCGCCTACACTACCGATCCTGGAAAACCTGAAAAATGATCCTTCCGAGTCGGTTCGTCGCAGTGTAGCGAATCACCTCAATGACATTGCCAAAGATCACCCGGAAGTGGTTATGCAAATAGCCCGTCAGTGGGCGGGCCATAGTTCTCAGACCGATGCATTGATTAAACACGCCTGTCGTACTCTTTTGAAACGGGGTTATCCGGAAGCATTAGCCTATTATGGACTGGAAAGTGATGATTTGACTTTAACGGACGTGCAACTTTTAACAAAAGAGGTGCGGATGGGTGAATCACTAACTTTTTCATTCGTATTGACGAATCAAAAAACACGACCTCATACGGTGCGATTGGAATACGGCATTTATTTCCGTAAAGCGAATGGACAGTTGAGCCGTAAAGTATTTAAAATTAGTGAACGCTTGTATCCTGCCAACGAATCGACTACGGTGGTACGACGGCATGCATTCCGACCTATCACCACGCGAGTATACTATGCCGGGGAGCACCAGCTTTCGATCATCGTAAATGGGGAAGAAAAATGTACACTGCCTTTTACGTTATTTCTTTAG
- a CDS encoding replication initiation protein: MDNSVSFQKRLNNFQPNFITESKQQFSELEKRIVVMIINQIRNVKDYQEGQNLRFTIPITELAKSNNYRKLYQAAKSLTDKKILYEDFSNPKAPSFASLVPFPLVRTVNEDGRNLLEITMLANVVPQFIELGSRYTKYSIDVMLSLESVYSQRIYELMMMYYNRGQRVFTYSVDKLKFMLNCPDSYNFKEIQRWALKVAQAELFNKANIIFEYVPSKKDRKKILELEFTIKSFMDVATEAVEEEMDSFYQASETNKYLVARNLLETQYTFTQQQIEEILSFPEKLEKFVKVNSEIENGKIVVKTSKTQYMATVLGYKTQKGEVRTKSKKT; this comes from the coding sequence ATGGATAATTCGGTAAGTTTTCAGAAACGCCTTAATAACTTTCAGCCTAATTTCATTACGGAATCAAAGCAACAATTCTCGGAATTGGAGAAGCGGATTGTGGTTATGATAATCAATCAAATTCGTAATGTCAAAGATTACCAGGAAGGGCAAAACTTACGTTTTACGATTCCCATTACGGAATTAGCCAAGTCCAATAACTACCGAAAGCTGTATCAGGCGGCTAAATCACTAACGGATAAGAAGATTCTGTACGAAGACTTTTCCAATCCCAAAGCTCCCAGTTTTGCTTCGCTGGTACCTTTTCCGTTGGTACGGACGGTTAATGAAGACGGCCGAAATTTGCTTGAAATCACCATGCTGGCAAACGTAGTGCCGCAATTCATTGAATTAGGTAGTCGATACACCAAATACAGTATTGACGTCATGCTTTCGCTGGAGTCGGTGTATTCCCAGCGAATCTATGAACTGATGATGATGTACTACAACCGCGGGCAACGCGTGTTTACGTATTCCGTAGACAAACTCAAATTCATGCTCAATTGCCCGGATAGCTACAATTTCAAGGAGATTCAACGCTGGGCATTGAAAGTAGCCCAAGCAGAGTTGTTCAATAAGGCCAATATCATCTTCGAATACGTTCCCAGTAAGAAAGACCGTAAGAAAATTCTCGAACTGGAATTTACCATCAAATCATTCATGGATGTAGCTACCGAGGCCGTTGAAGAGGAGATGGACAGTTTTTACCAGGCTTCGGAAACCAACAAATATCTTGTAGCCCGCAACCTTCTCGAAACACAATACACGTTTACCCAGCAGCAGATCGAAGAAATTCTTTCTTTCCCGGAAAAGCTTGAGAAGTTTGTCAAAGTCAATTCTGAGATTGAAAATGGAAAGATTGTGGTGAAGACTTCCAAGACTCAGTACATGGCTACCGTCCTCGGGTACAAAACGCAGAAAGGTGAGGTTCGGACTAAGTCTAAAAAGACTTAA